A DNA window from Acetobacter aceti NBRC 14818 contains the following coding sequences:
- the gpmI gene encoding 2,3-bisphosphoglycerate-independent phosphoglycerate mutase produces MTISSPPRPVMLVILDGFGWREDESDNAVRLASTPIFDGLWSTCPSTFLDTSGEDVGLPDGQMGNSEVGHLNIGAGRVVMQELPRIGKAIRDGSLAKNEVLAAFINKMKETGGTCHLLGLVSSGGVHAHQDHAVALAHILTDAGVKVAFHIFTDGRDTPPQSGVGYIESLTKALPQTVELASISGRYYAMDRDNRWERVSKVYDVITSGEGPRAASPLEVLDASYKANVTDEFVIPTVLGDFQGAKDGDGILSFNFRADRIRELLTALLEPEFSGFQRKVVRHFAATTCMTRYSDELAKLTTVLFAPQDLRDLLGDVVAAAGKKQLRMAETEKYPHVTYFLNGGREEKFEGEDRILVPSPKVATYDLQPEMSAPELTDKAVAAIESGHYDLIVLNYANPDMVGHTGILSAAIKAVETVDTGLGRIADAIRKQGGALLVTADHGNCETMKDPETGNPHTSHTLNEVPCVLMGAGNVRLHHGRLADIAPTLLGLMGLKQPTAMTGKSLISSQEA; encoded by the coding sequence ATGACCATTTCATCCCCGCCCCGCCCCGTCATGCTTGTCATTCTTGATGGTTTTGGCTGGCGAGAAGACGAATCTGACAATGCCGTACGTCTTGCGTCCACTCCGATCTTCGATGGTTTGTGGAGCACATGTCCCAGCACTTTTCTGGACACCAGCGGCGAGGATGTCGGCCTGCCGGACGGGCAGATGGGCAACTCCGAAGTCGGACACCTGAATATCGGCGCAGGCCGTGTGGTGATGCAGGAATTGCCGCGGATCGGCAAAGCGATTCGGGATGGCAGCCTCGCCAAAAATGAAGTCCTTGCGGCCTTTATCAACAAGATGAAGGAAACCGGCGGGACCTGCCATCTTCTTGGCCTCGTCTCCTCAGGAGGGGTGCATGCCCATCAGGATCATGCCGTCGCACTGGCGCACATTCTGACTGATGCGGGCGTCAAGGTTGCGTTTCATATCTTCACGGATGGTCGCGATACACCGCCCCAGTCCGGGGTTGGCTATATCGAGAGCCTCACAAAAGCCCTTCCCCAGACGGTCGAACTCGCGTCGATTTCCGGACGTTATTACGCCATGGACCGGGACAATCGCTGGGAACGCGTCTCCAAGGTCTATGACGTCATCACCAGTGGCGAGGGCCCGCGGGCGGCGTCTCCTTTGGAAGTACTGGACGCCTCCTACAAGGCGAATGTGACGGATGAGTTTGTCATTCCTACCGTGCTCGGTGATTTTCAGGGTGCCAAAGATGGTGACGGTATTCTTTCCTTCAACTTCCGGGCTGACCGCATCCGGGAGTTGCTGACGGCGCTTCTGGAGCCGGAGTTCAGCGGCTTCCAGCGGAAAGTCGTGCGCCATTTCGCTGCGACAACCTGCATGACGCGCTATAGCGACGAACTGGCCAAGCTGACGACTGTTCTGTTCGCCCCACAGGACTTGCGTGATCTTCTCGGTGACGTTGTTGCCGCGGCCGGCAAAAAACAGCTTCGCATGGCGGAGACTGAAAAATATCCCCACGTCACCTACTTCCTGAACGGTGGTCGTGAAGAGAAATTCGAGGGCGAGGACCGGATCCTTGTGCCCTCACCCAAGGTCGCCACCTATGATCTGCAACCGGAAATGTCTGCGCCAGAACTGACCGACAAGGCTGTCGCGGCCATTGAAAGCGGTCATTACGATCTGATCGTGCTCAACTACGCCAATCCGGACATGGTCGGGCATACGGGTATCCTGTCCGCCGCCATCAAGGCTGTGGAAACGGTGGATACCGGTCTGGGCCGCATCGCCGACGCCATCCGCAAACAGGGCGGCGCTCTTCTCGTAACGGCTGATCATGGAAACTGCGAAACCATGAAGGATCCGGAGACAGGCAATCCGCATACGTCGCACACACTGAATGAAGTGCCCTGCGTTCTCATGGGAGCAGGCAATGTCAGGCTTCATCATGGACGGCTTGCCGATATTGCTCCGACCCTTCTCGGTCTGATGGGTCTGAAACAGCCGACCGCCATGACCGGAAAATCCCTGATCTCGTCGCAGGAGGCCTAA